In Macadamia integrifolia cultivar HAES 741 chromosome 5, SCU_Mint_v3, whole genome shotgun sequence, a single window of DNA contains:
- the LOC122079195 gene encoding disease resistance protein RUN1-like, producing MAAVVLHDGGSSSVSTTCYDVFLSCRPDETLYNFTAFLHKALEREGINVFMNGENLQKPDGGAIKTNGVLEAIQHSKISIPVFSKGYADSSWCLQELVEMVRCRRSDGQSILPIFLDFEPRDVRHQTGSYQQSFQRHQQKFDPQTVESWKNALTEVAQISGYHLQDVTENQVELIDIVVSKVLRQLDSGRLGHIKFPIGLDDRVSDLLLLLNVGSPDVRFVGICGIGGIGKTTIAKALYNHILNSFHRRCFLEDMGEKELVALQKQLLFSKNQFDYRIRNVHEGQYLIKERLNGENILLVLDNVTDRSQLDALAIESNWLGPGSRVIITSRDEHILELAQIDEDKRYWPKELDDEQSLQLFSWHAFACHQPPKDYKQFSHNVLQLARGLPLALEALCSSLSGRNKEEWEGMMLELKRRLDEKIYQNLKKSYYILDDDERSIFLDAACFFVGWRKEIVISLWEACGFYPMLAIKTLTQKSLLKFTANLSDSYDVLWMDKHIQDMGRRIILDESPEPYLRSRLWNHDEILDVLQKHKGTREIEGILLPSNQPCLGVCLHGEDFAVMKRLRFLNINGAHYQGEFPPLPSSLIWFSWWGCPLEILPSNFFLKKLVYMNLSNSRIRQAWKNKPQNEFECFRNLKVLHLRFCDLSESPDFSWFPRLETLDLGCCKNMVNLHESIGDLKSLIELYLDDTKIEELPNNICRLGSLQFLSLISCTSLQKLPESIGDLKSLVTLSLDGTKIEELPNSICSLSSLQVLTLISCSLLQKLPESIGDLKSIVRLSLDGTNIEELPNSICKLNSLQFLSLNWCSSLKDLPDSIGNLKSLIQLSIRGTKIKEVPASLGLLEKLENFYFGLEK from the exons ATGGCAGCAGTAGTGCTACATGATGGGGGTTCCTCTTCTGTGTCAACCACTTGTTACGATGTGTTTCTCAGTTGCAGGCCTGATGAAACACTCTATAACTTCACTGCTTTCCTTCACAAAGCTCTGGAAAGAGAAGGAATCAATGTGTTTATGAATGGAGAAAACCTGCAGAAGCCAGATGGAGGAGCAATAAAAACGAACGGCGTCCTTGAAGCAATCCAACATTCCAAAATCTCGATTCCTGTCTTCTCTAAAGGCTATGCAGATAGCTCATGGTGCCTCCAGGAACTGGTTGAGATGGTTCGATGCCGCAGATCCGACGGTCAGTCAATTCTGCCGATATTCTTGGATTTCGAGCCAAGAGATGTTCGCCATCAGACCGGAAGTTATCAACAATCATTTCAACGACACCAACAAAAATTTGATCCCCAGACCGTAGAGAGTTGGAAGAATGCCTTGACTGAGGTTGCACAAATATCCGGATACCATCTCCAGGACGTAACTGA GAATCAGGTGGAGCTAATCGACATAGTTGTTAGTAAGGTTTTGAGGCAATTGGATAGCGGTCGCTTGGGGCATATTAAATTTCCAATTGGATTAGATGATCGTGTAAGTGATCTGCTACTTCTATTAAATGTTGGGTCCCCAGATGTTCGATTTGTGGGAATATGTGGCATAGGTGGAATTGGGAAAACAACTATTGCAAAGGCTCTTTACAATCACATTCTTAACAGCTTTCATAGGAGATGTTTTCTTGAAGATATGGGAGAAAAAGAATTAGTTGCTTTGCAAAAGCAACTTCTTTTCTCCAAAAACCAATTTGATTACCGAATAAGGAATGTTCATGAGGGACAATACTTGATAAAAGAAAGATTAAATGGAGAAAatattcttcttgttcttgataATGTGACTGATCGTTCCCAACTCGATGCTTTGGCTATTGAATCCAATTGGCTTGGACCAGGAAGTAGGGTTATTATAACAAGTAGAGATGAACATATTCTAGAGTTGGCTCAAATTGATGAAGATAAAAGATACTGGCCTAAAGAATTGGATGATGAGCAATCTCTTCAACTCTTTAGTTGGCATGCATTTGCGTGCCACCAACCTCCCAAAGATTATAAGCAGTTTTCCCACAATGTCCTACAGTTGGCAAGAGGATTGCCTTTAGCTCTAGAAGCATTGTGTTCTTCTCTTTctggaagaaataaagaagaatggGAAGGAATGATGTTAGAGTTGAAAAGAAGGCTTGATGAGAAGATCTatcaaaatttaaagaaaagctACTATATTCTAGACGATGATGAGAGATCTATATTTCTTGATGCGGCATGCTTTTTCGTTGGATGGAGGAAAGAAATTGTAATTTCTCTATGGGAGGCTTGTGGCTTTTATCCAATGTTAGCAATAAAAACACTCACTCAAAAGTCTCTACTAAAATTTACTGCTAATTTGAGTGATTCCTATGATGTGTTATGGATGGATAAACATATTCAAGACATGGGAAGACGCATTATCTTAGACGAAAGTCCGGAGCCATACTTGCGCAGTAGGTTATGGAATCATGATGAAATCTTGGATGTATTACAAAAACACAAG GGAACTCGGGAGATTGAAGGCATCCTCTTGCCCTCAAATCAGCCCTGTCTGGGTGTATGCCTACATGGGGAAGACTTTGCAGTGATGAAAAGGCTAAGATTTCTCAACATCAACGGAGCACACTATCAAGGAGAATTTCCACCTCTTCCTTCTAGCTTAATCTGGTTCAGTTGGTGGGGATGCCCCCTAGAAATTCTACCATCTAATTTTTTCCTGAAGAAACTAGTCTATATGAACCTATCAAATAGCCGGATTAGACAAGCTTGGAAAAACAAGCCTCAAAATGAGTTTGAG TGTTTTCGAAATTTGAAAGTTCTCCACCTCCGGTTTTGTGATCTATCTGAATCCCCTGATTTCTCATGGTTTCCTCGCTTGGAGACGTTGGATCTTGGATGTTGTAAAAACATGGTCAATTTACATGAATCCATTGGTGATCTGAAATCTCTTATTGAGCTTTACTTGGATgatacaaaaattgaagaactccCAAACAATATTTGCAGGCTAGGTTCTCTTCAATTTCTAAGTCTCATTTCATGCACATCACTCCAAAAATTGCCTGAGTCGATTGGTGATCTGAAGTCTCTTGTGACGCTTTCTTTGGATGGGACAAAAATTGAAGAGCTCCCAAACAGCATTTGCAGTCTCAGTTCTCTTCAAGTTCTAACTCTCATTTCATGTTCATTGCTCCAAAAATTGCCCGAGTCAATTGGTGATCTAAAGTCTATTGTTAGGCTTTCCTTGGATGGGACAAATATTGAAGAACTCCCAAACAGTATTTGCAAGCTGAATTCTCTccaatttctttctttaaatTGGTGCTCATCACTCAAAGACTTGCCAGACTCAATTGGTAATCTAAAATCTTTGATTCAGCTTTCCATTCGTGGGACAAAAATCAAGGAAGTGCCTGCTAGTCTTGGGTTGTTAGAGAAACTTGAGAATTTTTACTTTGGGTTGGAAAAGTAA